A stretch of DNA from bacterium:
TGCAGCATGAAAAGAACTTTGACCTTTTACAAGATCTCGGCGACGGGCAACGACTTTATCCTGTTCGATAACCGCACGGCACTGCTGGAAAGCCGGCGCGACGCGGCTTTTTTCAGCCGGCTCTGCCAACCGCATACCGCGGTGGGTGCGGATGGAGTGATTCTGCTAGAACAAAGCGACCGGGCTGATTTCCGCTATGTGCATGTTAATTCCGACGGTTCCTTGGCAGAGATGTGCGGTAACGGTTCCCGTGCGGTCTCCTGGTTCGCCCAGAAACTGGGCGTGGTGCAGGACCAAGCCTCATTTGAGATCAACGGCCATCTCTATCATTCTACCATTCATGGCCTTACCGTCACCACGGATTTCATCCCCGCCGGTCGTCCCATGCTGTCGCTTCCGGTGATCGAAGAGCCTGCGCTGCAGTGCGGCGGCCTGATCGATACCGGCGTGCCGCATCTGGTGATTTTCGTGGATCAGGTGGCTAAAGTCGATGTCGCTGGAGTGGGCCGAAAATACCGGCATCATCCGTTTTTCCCCAAGGGGACCAATGTTGACTTTGTTCAGCCTGGCAAAGAGAACGAGCTGTCGGTGCGCACGTTCGAACGCGGCGTGGAAGCCGAAACCCTGGCCTGCGGAACCGGCGCCGTCGCCGCGGCGCTGATCGCACATGTGCGCAAAGGGATGGGTTCTCCCTGCCGGGTGCGCTTCCCGGGAGGCATAGTGCAGGTCGATTTCAGCGACGATTTTCACACCATCCGTCTGACCGGCGAAGTCACGCCCGTCTTTCACGGCGTGCTGGAGGAGCCATTCCATGCATAAGAAGCTCAGTCGGCGTCTGCTCACCGGCGGTCTGGTCGGTCTCGCTGCCGCCGGTCTCATCCTACTGGCGACTTATGGCCTGCAGCGTACGCTGTTCGATGCCTTTGAAGCAAAATCGCTGGACTGGCGCTATCTCAAGCGGATCAAACTGCTGTGGGAACAGCGGCAGGGCGCTGCCATCGAGGACATCATCATCGTCGAT
This window harbors:
- a CDS encoding diaminopimelate epimerase; translation: MKRTLTFYKISATGNDFILFDNRTALLESRRDAAFFSRLCQPHTAVGADGVILLEQSDRADFRYVHVNSDGSLAEMCGNGSRAVSWFAQKLGVVQDQASFEINGHLYHSTIHGLTVTTDFIPAGRPMLSLPVIEEPALQCGGLIDTGVPHLVIFVDQVAKVDVAGVGRKYRHHPFFPKGTNVDFVQPGKENELSVRTFERGVEAETLACGTGAVAAALIAHVRKGMGSPCRVRFPGGIVQVDFSDDFHTIRLTGEVTPVFHGVLEEPFHA